The Microterricola viridarii nucleotide sequence CTCGACGTCACCACCGAGGCCAAGGTCGAGGCTGCGCTCCGGGAGATCCTCGCCTCCACGACGGCGCTGATCGTCGCGCACCGGCCGTCGACGGTCATGCTCGCCGACCGCGTCGCCCTGATGGAGGACGGCCGCATCACGGCCGTCGGCACCCACTCCGAGCTGTTGCGTGAGAGCGAGCACTACCGCTTCGTGATCACCAGCCTGGAGGAGGACGCGCGCCTGGCCGCAGCCGTCGAGGACCCGGGCCCCGATCCGGCGCCAGAGACAGCGATCGAGACAGAGAAGACCATCGCCGCCGAGTTCGAGGCGGAAGCCCGCGCCGAGCGTGCAACGCGAGAGGAGGCGACCCGATGAGCGTCACCGGAGTCCAGGGCGAAGAGCGCGACGAGTACAGCAAGTCCGAGTCCACGCAGATCCGCGCCCGCTCCCGGGCGCTGCTCGGCTCGCTGCTCGCCCCGCTGCACGCCAAACTGTGGATCACGGCCGCGGCCATCGTCGTCTCCAGCGCCGCGCAGGTCGCGGGGCCCGCGCTCATCGCCTACGGCATCGACCAGGGCATCCCCGCCCTGATCAACCAGAACTGGTTCCCCGTCGCCTTCGCCGGCCTCGCCTACCTGTTCACCGGCCTCATCGGCGGCGTCCTGATCGCCAGCTACATCCGGATGTCGGCCAGGATCAGCCAGGCGGTGCTCATCGACCTGCGCACCCGGGTGTTCCTGCACACGCAGCGCCTCAGCCTCGAGTTCCACGAGTCCTACACCTCCGGCCGCATCATCTCCCGCCAGACCAGCGACCTCGACGCCATCCGCGAGCTGCTGGACGAGGGGCTCACGCTGCTCGTGCGCGGGCTGATGTACATGGTGTTCACCGCCGTCATGCTGCTGATCATCGACGCGCCGTCCGGCCTGGTGCTGCTGGCGTCGCTGATCCCGCTCGGCTTCCTCACCCGCTGGTTCCAGCTGCGCTCCCAGGCACAGTTCCGGCGTTCCCGCGTCGCATCCGCCCGGCTGATCGTGCAGTTCGTCGAGACCATGACCGGCATCCGCGCGGTCAAGGCGTTCCGCAAGGAGAAGCGCAACGAGGAGGAGTTCGGGCGGCTCGTCGAGGACTACCGCGGCGTGAACGCCCGGGTGCTCGGGCTGTTCGCCGTCTTCAACCCCGGGCTGGCCCTGATCGGCAACACGGCGGTGGCCGTCACCCTGCTCTGGGGCGGCTTCCGCGTCGTCGACGGGAGCCTCGAGGTCGGCGTGCTGCTCGCGGCGGTGCTCTACACCAAGCGCTTCTTCGACCCGATGGAGGACATGGCGATGTTCTACAACGGCTACCAGTCGGCCTCGAGCGCGCTCGAGAAGATCTCCGGCGTGCTCGAGGAGCAGCCGAGCGTGCCGGACCCGGTCAAACCGGTCGACCTGTGGAACGCCGAGGGCACGGTGCGCTTCGACGGCGTGCGTTTCGCCTACACGCCGGATCGCGACGTGCTGCCCGAGTTCGACCTCGAGATCCCGGCCGGGCAGACGATCGCCCTCGTCGGCTCGACGGGCGCGGGCAAGACGACACTGGCCAAGCTCATCTCCCGCTTCTACGACCCGAGCGACGGGAGGGTGAGCCTCGACGGCGTCGATCTGCGCGACCTGCACCCGAAGGACCTGCGCCGCGCCATCGTGATGGTCACCCAGGAGGCATACCTGTTCTCGGGCACGGTTGCCGACAACATCGCCATCGGCAAGCCGGATGCCACGCTCGACGAGATCAAGGACGCGGCGCGTGCCGTCGGCGCCCACGACTTCATCGAGTCGTTGCCGAACGGCTACGACAGCGATGTGAACAAGCGCGGCGGCCGGGTGAGCGCGGGCCAGCGCCAGCTGATCTCCTTCGCCCGCGCCTTCTTGGCCGACCCCGCCGTGCTGATCCTCGACGAGGCGACGAGCTCGCTCGACATCCCGAGCGAGCGCCTCGTCCAGCAGGCGCTGCAGACCCTGCTCGCCGACCGCACCGCCGTGATCATCGCGCACCGGCTCTCGACGGTGTCGATCGCCGACCGGGTGCTCGTGATGGAGCACGGCCGGATCGTGGAGGACGGATCACCCGAGCAGCTGATCGCCGGCACCGGGCGCTTCGCCCAGCTGCACGCGGCGTGGCGCGACTCGCTCGTCTAGCGGCCAGAGCGCACAAATGAGCGGCCCGCCACCTCCATCGTCGGGTACTAGGAGGTTGCGGGCCGCTGCACCTCACTAAGTGTGACGGGCCGAAGCGGGCGGGGCATCAGGGAATCCCCTGAGGCAGTGAGGGATGCTCAGCTACAGTGCGTCCACCGCGCCCGACCGCTGTGCTGCCCGGCGCGAGTGGAGCACGTGCACCCGCGTGCGGCGCACCGCCTCGAAGTTCGAGGCCAGGACCAGTGAGTACGCGCCGAGATTCGGGCAGAGCAGCACATCGTCGATGCCGAGCGACGGCAGCGGGAGGTCGCGGGCGATGACGTCGAGGCCGTCGGTGCTCGCCCCGGCCACGGTGCACGGGTAGAGCGCGGGCGGCGGCACGTCACCCGGCTCGAGCAGTTCACGCAGGCTGAACATGGCCGGGGCGGATGCCGCGTCGCGCAGCCCGGCGAAGCTGCCGTGCATGCCGTCGTCGAGGTAGTGCCAGACCGCGCCGTCGCGGGTCGCCTGGCCGACCACGCGCGTGGCCAGCAGCATGGCGGGCGCGGCGACGCACCGGCCGAGGGCGGCCAGCACGGTGAGCGCGGGGGCGCGCGGCTCGAGCACCCGGGCGGCCGCGGCGGCGAGGGCGCGCAGCCGGGCATCGCCGGCCTCGTGCTCTGCCGGCAACCCGCCGCCGAGGTCCAGGGTGTCCGCCCCGAGCCGCCACCGGGCGTTGCCCTCGTCGATGAGCCGCAGCGTCTCGCGGAGCACCTGTTCCAACCGCCGCGGGCTCATCCGGTCGGCATCCACGTGCACCGAGAAGCCGGCGACCCGAATTCCGTTGTTGACCGCGAAGCGCGCCAGGTTCATGGCGTGGGCGGCGTCGACCCCGAAGCTGGCACCGTCCCCGTCGAAGTGCACCCGGATCAGCAGCCGTACCGAGGCGTCCACCCCGAGGAACTTGCGCACCTCGGCCGGGTTGTCCGCCACGAACAGCCGCACGCCGGCCGCGGCGGCCGCGGCGATGGCGGCCGGCCGCTTGATCGGGTGCGAGTAGACGGCCGCGGATGCCGGCACCTCCTCGTGGGCGAGCATCGCCAGCTCGCCGGTGCTCACCACGTCGAAACCGCCGCCGGCGGCGGCGATCGTGCGGATCACGGCTGGATGGGGGAGCGCGGCCAGGGCGTAGCGCAGGCGGGCGAACGGCAGCAGCTCGCCGAAGTACGCGAAGCGCTCGGCGATGCGGTCGGGGTCGAGAACGAAGAGCGGGGTGCCGCTGCGCTTGACGATCGCCGCGAGGGCGATGCTGCCCGCATAGAGCGCCAGCTCCTCCCGGCCGCTCCGGCGAGCATCGACCGGCTGACTCGGAGCGATGGGGCGCGGCGAAACGAGGGGTTCGATCATGATGGCGTGCCTCCTTGCACCCTTCAGCCTCTCCGGCCGCCCCGACGTCCGCATCCGCACATGCCCCCGGCCCGCTCAGGGCGCACCCCGATAGCGCCGCGTGCCGGGCGGTGGCGACAATCAGAGCATGAACGCACGGGTGCTGATCGTCGATGACCATTCCGGTTTTCGGGAACAGGTCCGTCGCCTGCTCGAGCTCGAGGCGTTCGTCGTCGTGGGGGACACAGCCACGGCTCTCAGCGGCGTGCAATTGGCCTCTGATTTGAACCCTGACCTGATTTTGCTTGACGTGATGCTGCCTGATGCGGTGGGATTCGATGTAGTACCGCTTCTGCGCGAGCAGGGCAACGCAGTGATCGTGCTCATCTCCAGCCACGACCGGAGTGACTACGGGCTCCGCGTCGAGCTGAGCGGTGCCGATGGGTTCATTCCGAAGGACGAGCTTTCCGGCCAGTCGCTGCGTCAGTTCGTCGTCTGAGCAAAGGCGTTGCCGGTGGCTGCGGATTCTGTTCCGGGTGTCGAGAAGGCTCCGCTGCGCGTCGCGATCGCGGATGACTCCTTGCTGCTGCGCAGCGGGATCGAGACGGTCCTGCTCGGGCACGGCCTCGACGTCGTGGCCTCGCTGGACAGCGCGGCCGGGCTGAACGAGCTCGTCGAGGAGCAACAGCTCGACGCGGTCGTCCTCGACATCCGGATGCCGCCCACCCACACCGACGAGGGGCTGATCGCCCTCGAGCAGCTGCGCGCGGCCGGTTCGAACGTGGGCGTGCTGATGCTCTCGATGTACGCGACGCCCTCCTACGCGATTCGGGCGATGAGCGTCGGGGGCGGAACCGGCTACCTGTTGAAGGACCGCATCGCCGACCCGGAGTCGTTCGTGCACGCCGTCAAGACGGTGGCGGGCGGCGGCTCCGTCGTCGATCCCGAGGTCGTCGCGCACCTGGTCGGCACACCGAGCGCCAGTGCGCTCAGCACGCTGACCCCGCGCGAGCGCGAGGTGCTCACGCTGATGGCGCAGGGCAAGTCCAACGGCGGCATCGCCAGCGCCCTCTTCCTCAGCCTGAAGACGGTGGAGACGCACATCGGCAGCATCATGGCCAAGCTCGGCATCGACGACTCACCGGGGGAGCACCGGCGCGTGCTCGCCGTGTTGCGGCTGCTCGGGCCGTGACCGCGGCCGTGCCGTGGGGGCGGCTCCTGCTGGTCTGGCTGGCCGTTGCCGTGGTGTTCTTCACGGAGGTCGTCGGATCACTCGCCGATGCCCGCGTGCCGAGCTGGGCCGCCTCCTACACGGTCATGCACACGGCGGTCGGGCTCTGCTACGCGGTGTGCGCCTGGGTCGCCTGGCGCAGTGCCGACTCGCCCGTGCCCGGCCGCGTCATGATCGCCGTGGCCTTCCTCTGGCTGCCGCCGACCTTCATCTCCGCCACCCAGCAGATCGGCTGGCTGTGGCCGGTGCTGGACGGCCTCGAGCTCGTCTGGGCGGTGCTGGTCGGGGCGATCGTGCTGATCTACCCGGCCGGCAAGCTGCACGGGCCCGTCGATGTCGGCATCGCCGTTGCGGCATCGATCGGCGTCTCGATCCGCTTCGTCTGCGCGCTGCTGTTCAACCAGCCGGTCGACGGCAGCCGCAACGTCGCGCTGAACCCGTACGCGATCGTGGACGGCGACGAGATCTTCGTCTTCGTCGACCGCGCCTTCCGGCTGTTCGGCGTCGCGCTCATCCTGCTCATCGTCGTGGTCGTGGCCGGCCGCTGGCTGCGCGGCAGCACCCCGGCCAGGCACATCGCCTTCGTGATGCCCGTGGCCCTCGTGCTCTGGGCGGCGGCGATTGCCTACGAGACCCTCGTCTACTCCCTGGGCAGCACCGTGCTGGAGGTGCTCGGCTATATCTCGCTCGCCGCCACCGCGGCCGTGCCGATCGGTTTCGTCGCCGGCCTCAGCTACCTGCTCGGCCTGCGCGGCCGGGTATCCGACCTGATGGTGATCACCCGGGACGGCGTCGACCGCACCCTGTGGCAGGCGATCCTGGCCGACACCCTCCGCGACCCCTCGCTCCGGGTGTACTGGTGGGAGGAGTCGGACTCCCGCTACGTCGACTCGCACGGCCGGGCGGCGACGCCGAGCGCCGGGCCGGATGGGCTGGGGGAGCACCGGCAGGGGGCGCTGCTGCCGATCAACACCCCGGACGGGCCGCTCGCCGTGATCCGGCACGACCGGGCGCTGAGCGAGAACTCGAAGCTGCTGGCGGCCGTCTCGACGGCACTCCGGCTGAGCGTGGACAACACGCGGCTGCGTGATGAGCTGGAGGCGACCCTGCGGGAGGTGCGCGAGTCCCGCCTGCGCATCGTCGACGCGGGCGTGGAGGCCCGGCGGCAGATCGAGCGCGATCTGCACGACGGCTCCCAGCAGTCGCTGGTGGCGCTCGCCCTCCGGCTGCGGATGGCGTCTGGCCGGGCCGAGCAGCTCGGACAGCACGACATCGCCGACGACCTCGACGCGGCCCTGGGGCAGCTCTCGGCCGCGCTCAAGCAGCTGCGCGAGCTGGCCCGCGGCATCCACCCCACCTCGCTCACCGTCGGCGGCCTGGCCACGGCGGTTCCGGAGCTCGTCGCCCACTCGCCGGTGCCGATCGAGACCTCGCTGGTGATCGAGAGCCGGCCCCCCGCCGTCGTGGAGGCGACCGTCTACTTCTTCGTGTCGGAGTGCCTGACCAACATCGCCAAGTACGCCGAGGCGCGCTCCGGCCGCGTCGCGGTGACGGCCAGCGCGAGCGAGCTGGTGATCGAGGTGGCGGATGACGGCCGCGGCGGCGCATCGCTCGGCGAGGGCAGCGGCCTACTCGGCCTCATCGACCGGGTCGAGGCGCTCGGCGGCCGGGTGGAGCTGCAGAGCGTGCCGGAGCACGGCACCACGGTGATGGCGTGGATCCCGCTGGCCGGCGCACCCGAGGCGCGCTGACGCCGGTCAGGGCCGCCAGCGCGCGGCGGCGTAGTCGACCCGGTAGCCGTCCTCGGTGGTCGTCGTGATCAGCGGGGTGCCCTCGGCCGCGTAGTGCGGAAGGGCGCGCGCGGCCAGGCCGCGGGGCGGGTGACCGCCGGCGCGGAGCACGCGCCACCAGGGCGACGCCGAGCCGTAGTAAGCCATCACCTGGCCGACGGCGCGCGCGCCGCGAGAACCGAGCAGCGCCGCAAGGTCGCCGTAGCTCAGCACCTGCCCGGCCGGGATGTCGTCGACGACGGCCAGCACTGCCTCGGCGAAGCCGCGGTCGGGGACCGGCACGGTGGCGGTGCGGGCTAGGAGATCTCGAGGGCGCCGATGACGTCGCCGTACTGTGTCTCGCCGATGTCGACGAAGCCGATGCGGTGGAAGAAGGCCTCCGGGCCGGTCTCGCCCGGCTCCCACATCACCGTGATGCGGTCGACGCCGCGCTTCTTCGCCTCGGCAGCGAGCGCCTTGGCCGCGAACCGGCCGACGCCCTTGCCCTGGGCCTCTGCATCGACGTTGATGCGCCAGATGCAGGCGCGGAACTCCTCGCGCTCGTTCTCCGGGTCGAAGTTGCCGTGGATGAATCCGACGACCTTCTGGTCCTGCAGCACGACGCGCTGCCAGGCGGCGCCCGGGGTGAGCACGGCGGTCTCGGCAGAGTAGGAGACGGGCGTGATGAACTGCTCCTGGCCAGGCTTCAGGCTCAGGTTGTTCGCCGCGACGACGTTCGAGGCGGACAGTTCTTCGAGTCGCAATTCAGCCATGGCCTTAGGCTAACCCGCCGAACCCCATTCGGGGTAGTTGAGCTAATCTCTCGATGTCGAGACAGTTGCCCGTCTCGGCTAAGATTGTCGAGGCCGCTCGGCCCCCCACTTCTTGCAAGGAGACCCCATTGTCAAAGATCAAGGTTGAAGGCACAGTCGTCGAACTCGACGGCGACGAGATGACCCGCATTATCTGGCAGGCCATCAAGGACACGCTGATCCACCCGTACCTCGACGTGAACCTCGAGTACTACGACCTCGGCATCGAGAAGCGTGACGAGACCAATGACCAGATCACGATCGACGCCGCGCACGCGATCCAGAAGCACGGCGTCGGCGTCAAGTGCGCCACGATCACGCCCGACGAGGCCCGCGTCGAGGAGTTCGGCCTGAAGAAGATGTGGAAGTCGCCCAACGGCACCATCCGCAACATCCTCGGCGGCGTCATCTTCCGCGAGCCCATCATCATCAGCAACATCCCGCGCCTGGTCCCGGGCTGGAACAAGCCGATCATCATCGGCCGTCACGCCTTCGGCGACCAGTACCGCGCCACGGACTTCGTGTTCAAGGGCAAGGGCAAGCTCACGGTTGAGTTCACGCCGGAAGACGGCTCAGAGCCGATGAAGTTCGAGGTCTACGACGCACCCGACGACGGCATCGCCCAGGTGCAGTACAACCAGGACGCGTCGATCCGCGACTTCGCCCGCGCCTCGCTGAACTACGGCCTGACCCGCAACTACCCGGTCTACCTGTCGACCAAGAACACCATCCTCAAGGCCTACGACGGTCGCTTCAAGGACATCTTCCAGGAGATCTTCGAGGCCGAGTTCAAGGAGCGCTTCGACGCTGCCGGCCTCACCTACGAGCACCGCCTCATCGACGACATGGTCGCCTCGGCCATGAAGTGGGAGGGCGGCTACGTCTGGGCCTGCAAGAACTACGACGGCGACGTCCAGTCCGACACCGTCGCGCAGGGCTTCGGCTCGCTCGGCCTGATGACCAGCGTTCTGGCCACGCCGGACGGCAAGGTCGTCGAGGCCGAGGCCGCCCACGGCACCGTGACCCGTCACTACCGCCAGCACCAGGCGGGCAAGCCCACCTCCACCAACCCGATCGCTTCGATCTTCGCGTGGACCCGTGGCCTGAACCACCGTGGAAAGCTCGACGGCAACCAGGCCCTCATCGAGTTCGCCGCAACGCTCGAAGACGTCGTCATCAAGACCGTCGAGAGCGGCAAGATGACCAAGGACCTCGCGCTCCTGGTCGGCCCGGAGCAGGGCTACCAGACCACCGAGGAGTTCCTCGCTGAGATCGCGAACAACCTCAAGGCCCGCCTCGCGTAAGCGACACAGCCTGATGTGACCCAGGGGGTCGGATGCCGCGGCATCCGACCCCCTGGTGTTTCACGCCAGCCGGCCCCGCGTCGCCGGCAGAGGGCAGCCTGCGCTTGCTGGCGGCGCCCGGCCCCATCCGCCAGACTCGACGCATGGCCTGGATACGCACTCACGCCCGCCGCTACCCCCTGCTCGCCACGACGCTGCTCGTCATCGTCGTGGGCGTCCTGCTCTGGGCGGCCGGCTGGGGAGCCGAGCCGACGAACCTCGTGCGCTGGCTGTTCAGCGGCTTCGCCCTGGTCGTGGCCGTCATGCAGGCCGTGCAGATGGTCCGCGACATCATGCGCGGCCACTGGGGCCTCGACATCCTCGCCGTCACCGCCATCATCGCGACGGTGCTGGTCAACGAGTACGTGGCGAGCATCGTCATCGTGCTCATGCTCACGGGCGGGGAGGCCCTCGAGGACTACGCGGCGGGCCGCGCCAAGCGCGAGCTCAACGCCCTGCTCGCGAAGTCGCCGCAGTCCGCCCACCGGGTGCTGCCGGGCGGCGGCATCGAGGAGATCCCCGTCAGCCAGGTCGCCGTCGGCGACACCCTGCTGCTGCGCCCGGCCGAGATCGTGCCCGTCGACGGCGTGCTGCTGGAGCAGGGCGGCGTCTTCGACGAGTCCTCGCTCACCGGCGAGAGCATCCCGGTGGAGCGCGGCGCCGGCGACGCGGTGCTGAGCGGCTCCGTCAACGGGCAGGCCGCGCTGCAGATCCGGGCCACCGCGACGGCCGAGAACAGCCAGTACCAGCAGATCGTCGCCCTCGTCGCGGCTGCGGGGGAGAGCAAGGCCCCCGTCGTGCGCCTGGCCGACCGCTACGCTGTGCCGTTCACCCTGTTCTCGCTCGCCCTGGCTGGCATCGCCTGGGCGGTCAGCGGCGACCCGGTGCGCTTCGCGGAGGTGCTCGTCGTGGCCACGCCCTGCCCGCTGCTGATCGCCGCCCCCGTCGCCTTCATGGGCGGCATGAGCAGGGGCGCCCGCAACGGCGTGATCGTCAAGGGCGGCGGGGTGCTCGAGAAACTGGCCCGCGCCCGCACCGTGGTGTTCGACAAGACCGGGACCCTGACGCACGGGACGCCGAGCCTGACCGCCGTGCGCCCGGCGCCCGGCTTCGACGCCGACGAGGTGCTGGCGCTCGCGGCATCCGCCGAGCAGTACTCCTCGCACGTCCTCGCGGCGTCCATCATGCGCGCCGCCGAGGAGCGCGGCCTCGCCCTCCGGCCGGCCGAGACGGCCCGCGAGGTGGCCACGCACGGCGTCGTCGCCACGATCGACGGCCGCGTGGTGACCATCGGGAAGCTGAGCTTCGTGCGGGCTGCGGCCCCGGATGCCCGGGCGACGGAGCTCTCCGGCGGCGAGCTCTCGATCGCGGTCGCCGTCGACGGCCGCTTCGCCGGGTCCATCGTCGCCAGCGACAGCGTGCGGGGCAACGCCGCCGCCACGATCGCGGCGCTCCGTGAACTCGGCGTGCGGGACAGCATGATCTTGACCGGGGACGCCCAGTCGACCGCCGAGCACGTGGCCGAGCAGCTCGGCATCACCCGGGTGCAGGCGGAATGCCTGCCGCAGGACAAGGTCGTCGCGGTGCGCGCCATCACCGAGCGGCCCGTGATCATGGTGGGCGACGGGGTGAACGACGCCCCGGTGCTGGCCGCCGCCGACGTCGGCATCGCGATGGGGGCGAAGGGGGCGACCGCGGCGAGCGAGTCCGCCGACGTCGTCATCATGGTCGACGACATCGCGCGCGCGGCCCGGGCGGTGCAGATCGGCCAGGACACCATGCGCATCGCCCTGCAGAGCATCTGGATCGGCATCGCGTTCAGTGTGGTGCTCATGCTGATCGCCGCGTTCGGCCTGATCCCGGCCACGGTGGGCGCCGGCCTGCAGGAGGTGGTGGACCTCGTGACGATCCTGAACGCGCTGCGGGCGATCGGGATGCGCCGCGACGCCCGGTGGAGCCTGCCCGACGCCCGGCCGGAGCTCGCGCCGGCCGGCAACATCACGAATCGATAACCGCGGGAGGTTTTTCGAGAACGGGCTTGCACATTGTTTGTTCGTAAGCTTTACTAACAAACATGACCGCAACGCAGCCCAGTCATGGGCGCATCCTCAGGCCCACCGCAAAGGTGTTGCCGGAGCATGCCCGCGGCCACAATCGCTCGCTCGTCCTGCAGACGCTGTACCGGCAGGGACCGCAGAGCCGCGCCGACGTGTCGCGTGAAACCGGGCTGACCCGGGTCACCATCTCCGACCTCGTCGCCGGCCTGATGCAGGACGGCTTCGTCATCGAGCTGGGACAGCGCGAGGCGGCCCGCCCCGGCAAGCCGGCCACGATGATCGACATCGACCGCGCCGCCTTCCAGATCATCGGTGTCGACCTCTCCGACCAGCACCTGCGCGCCGCCCTGCTCGACCTGGACGGCACCGTGCTGGACCGCGAGAACGCCGACCGGGCCGGGCGCACCGGCGACGACGCGCTTGCCGCGGTCGTCGGCCTGATCGAGGGGCTCATGCTGCGCGCCACGGCGCCGCTGCTCGGCATCGGCGTCGGATCGCCCGGCATCGTCGACGCCGACGGCACCGTGCTCACCGCGCCCAACCTGGCCTGGACCCGGCTCCCGCTGCAGGCGATGCTGCGTGAGCGCTTCGACATCCCCGTCCTCGTGGCCAACGACGCCGACGTCGCCGTGCTCGCCGAGCACAGCTTCGGCCGCGCCAGCGGCGACGTCATGCTGGTCAAGGTGGGCGCCGGTGTCGGTGCCGGCCTGATCCTCGGCGGGCGCCCCTTCTACGGCAGCCACTCCGCGGCCGGCGAGATCGGGCACGTCGTGATCGGCACCGACGGCGGACCCGCCTGCGCATGCGGCAAGATCGGCTGCCTCGAGGCCTGGTTGAGCGTTCCCCGCCTGACCGAGCAACTCGCGGCGACCACGGGCACGGAGGCCGAGCAGGCCGCCGCGCGCGAACTCATTCTTCGGGAGGCAGGTCGCCGGCTCGGCATCATCCTGGCCCCCGTCGTCGGAGCACTCAACCTCTCGGAGATTGTGTTGAGCGGCCCGACGGAACTGCTTGATGGCCCGCTGGCAACAGCAACCATCGAGACACTCCGGAAGCGAACGATGGCCGAGTTCACTGGTGATCTCGCCCTCCGGATGACCTCGCTGGCACAGGACGACATTGTTCTGCGCGGCGCGGCTGTCATGGTCCTCTCAGGACAACTCGGGGTTTCATAGAGACCCCGTCTCGCAGCACCACACCCAACCAAGAGTAAGGAATCCGCAATGAAGAGAAGGTATGCAGCCCTCGCACTGGGCACCGCAGCGGCACTCGTTCTTGCTGGTTGCAGCGCAACCACCGGCAACGAGGGCGGTAACACTGGCGGCTCCGCCGAAGGTCAGAACATCACGCTGTGGCTGATGGGTGGCGACACCCCTGACGCACTGCGC carries:
- a CDS encoding ABC transporter ATP-binding protein, yielding MSVTGVQGEERDEYSKSESTQIRARSRALLGSLLAPLHAKLWITAAAIVVSSAAQVAGPALIAYGIDQGIPALINQNWFPVAFAGLAYLFTGLIGGVLIASYIRMSARISQAVLIDLRTRVFLHTQRLSLEFHESYTSGRIISRQTSDLDAIRELLDEGLTLLVRGLMYMVFTAVMLLIIDAPSGLVLLASLIPLGFLTRWFQLRSQAQFRRSRVASARLIVQFVETMTGIRAVKAFRKEKRNEEEFGRLVEDYRGVNARVLGLFAVFNPGLALIGNTAVAVTLLWGGFRVVDGSLEVGVLLAAVLYTKRFFDPMEDMAMFYNGYQSASSALEKISGVLEEQPSVPDPVKPVDLWNAEGTVRFDGVRFAYTPDRDVLPEFDLEIPAGQTIALVGSTGAGKTTLAKLISRFYDPSDGRVSLDGVDLRDLHPKDLRRAIVMVTQEAYLFSGTVADNIAIGKPDATLDEIKDAARAVGAHDFIESLPNGYDSDVNKRGGRVSAGQRQLISFARAFLADPAVLILDEATSSLDIPSERLVQQALQTLLADRTAVIIAHRLSTVSIADRVLVMEHGRIVEDGSPEQLIAGTGRFAQLHAAWRDSLV
- a CDS encoding type III PLP-dependent enzyme domain-containing protein, which produces MIEPLVSPRPIAPSQPVDARRSGREELALYAGSIALAAIVKRSGTPLFVLDPDRIAERFAYFGELLPFARLRYALAALPHPAVIRTIAAAGGGFDVVSTGELAMLAHEEVPASAAVYSHPIKRPAAIAAAAAAGVRLFVADNPAEVRKFLGVDASVRLLIRVHFDGDGASFGVDAAHAMNLARFAVNNGIRVAGFSVHVDADRMSPRRLEQVLRETLRLIDEGNARWRLGADTLDLGGGLPAEHEAGDARLRALAAAAARVLEPRAPALTVLAALGRCVAAPAMLLATRVVGQATRDGAVWHYLDDGMHGSFAGLRDAASAPAMFSLRELLEPGDVPPPALYPCTVAGASTDGLDVIARDLPLPSLGIDDVLLCPNLGAYSLVLASNFEAVRRTRVHVLHSRRAAQRSGAVDAL
- a CDS encoding response regulator; translated protein: MNARVLIVDDHSGFREQVRRLLELEAFVVVGDTATALSGVQLASDLNPDLILLDVMLPDAVGFDVVPLLREQGNAVIVLISSHDRSDYGLRVELSGADGFIPKDELSGQSLRQFVV
- a CDS encoding response regulator transcription factor — protein: MAADSVPGVEKAPLRVAIADDSLLLRSGIETVLLGHGLDVVASLDSAAGLNELVEEQQLDAVVLDIRMPPTHTDEGLIALEQLRAAGSNVGVLMLSMYATPSYAIRAMSVGGGTGYLLKDRIADPESFVHAVKTVAGGGSVVDPEVVAHLVGTPSASALSTLTPREREVLTLMAQGKSNGGIASALFLSLKTVETHIGSIMAKLGIDDSPGEHRRVLAVLRLLGP
- a CDS encoding sensor histidine kinase, with translation MTAAVPWGRLLLVWLAVAVVFFTEVVGSLADARVPSWAASYTVMHTAVGLCYAVCAWVAWRSADSPVPGRVMIAVAFLWLPPTFISATQQIGWLWPVLDGLELVWAVLVGAIVLIYPAGKLHGPVDVGIAVAASIGVSIRFVCALLFNQPVDGSRNVALNPYAIVDGDEIFVFVDRAFRLFGVALILLIVVVVAGRWLRGSTPARHIAFVMPVALVLWAAAIAYETLVYSLGSTVLEVLGYISLAATAAVPIGFVAGLSYLLGLRGRVSDLMVITRDGVDRTLWQAILADTLRDPSLRVYWWEESDSRYVDSHGRAATPSAGPDGLGEHRQGALLPINTPDGPLAVIRHDRALSENSKLLAAVSTALRLSVDNTRLRDELEATLREVRESRLRIVDAGVEARRQIERDLHDGSQQSLVALALRLRMASGRAEQLGQHDIADDLDAALGQLSAALKQLRELARGIHPTSLTVGGLATAVPELVAHSPVPIETSLVIESRPPAVVEATVYFFVSECLTNIAKYAEARSGRVAVTASASELVIEVADDGRGGASLGEGSGLLGLIDRVEALGGRVELQSVPEHGTTVMAWIPLAGAPEAR
- a CDS encoding MGMT family protein — its product is MPVPDRGFAEAVLAVVDDIPAGQVLSYGDLAALLGSRGARAVGQVMAYYGSASPWWRVLRAGGHPPRGLAARALPHYAAEGTPLITTTTEDGYRVDYAAARWRP
- a CDS encoding GNAT family N-acetyltransferase: MAELRLEELSASNVVAANNLSLKPGQEQFITPVSYSAETAVLTPGAAWQRVVLQDQKVVGFIHGNFDPENEREEFRACIWRINVDAEAQGKGVGRFAAKALAAEAKKRGVDRITVMWEPGETGPEAFFHRIGFVDIGETQYGDVIGALEIS
- a CDS encoding NADP-dependent isocitrate dehydrogenase; the encoded protein is MSKIKVEGTVVELDGDEMTRIIWQAIKDTLIHPYLDVNLEYYDLGIEKRDETNDQITIDAAHAIQKHGVGVKCATITPDEARVEEFGLKKMWKSPNGTIRNILGGVIFREPIIISNIPRLVPGWNKPIIIGRHAFGDQYRATDFVFKGKGKLTVEFTPEDGSEPMKFEVYDAPDDGIAQVQYNQDASIRDFARASLNYGLTRNYPVYLSTKNTILKAYDGRFKDIFQEIFEAEFKERFDAAGLTYEHRLIDDMVASAMKWEGGYVWACKNYDGDVQSDTVAQGFGSLGLMTSVLATPDGKVVEAEAAHGTVTRHYRQHQAGKPTSTNPIASIFAWTRGLNHRGKLDGNQALIEFAATLEDVVIKTVESGKMTKDLALLVGPEQGYQTTEEFLAEIANNLKARLA
- a CDS encoding heavy metal translocating P-type ATPase, with translation MAWIRTHARRYPLLATTLLVIVVGVLLWAAGWGAEPTNLVRWLFSGFALVVAVMQAVQMVRDIMRGHWGLDILAVTAIIATVLVNEYVASIVIVLMLTGGEALEDYAAGRAKRELNALLAKSPQSAHRVLPGGGIEEIPVSQVAVGDTLLLRPAEIVPVDGVLLEQGGVFDESSLTGESIPVERGAGDAVLSGSVNGQAALQIRATATAENSQYQQIVALVAAAGESKAPVVRLADRYAVPFTLFSLALAGIAWAVSGDPVRFAEVLVVATPCPLLIAAPVAFMGGMSRGARNGVIVKGGGVLEKLARARTVVFDKTGTLTHGTPSLTAVRPAPGFDADEVLALAASAEQYSSHVLAASIMRAAEERGLALRPAETAREVATHGVVATIDGRVVTIGKLSFVRAAAPDARATELSGGELSIAVAVDGRFAGSIVASDSVRGNAAATIAALRELGVRDSMILTGDAQSTAEHVAEQLGITRVQAECLPQDKVVAVRAITERPVIMVGDGVNDAPVLAAADVGIAMGAKGATAASESADVVIMVDDIARAARAVQIGQDTMRIALQSIWIGIAFSVVLMLIAAFGLIPATVGAGLQEVVDLVTILNALRAIGMRRDARWSLPDARPELAPAGNITNR